CACATGAATATTTTAAAAAGCATAAATATAGTATATCAATATATATAACCGGAATACATATATGTATTTTCTGTGTGTTGCAAGTAATTTATTTAGGTATATCTCATgtaaaagaagaagaacaaagaaaataaaataagaaaGAAACAAATGACGCACTGAACGTCTGTGTTGTAGAGTGAATGGATTGATTGATTGTATTGATTGATAGTTTAGACCACTTCTTATATATGTACAAGAGGGAAAGGGTGCCTATTCTCGAAGGGACCTATTATCTTAATTCAATCACTATGGCATAAAACAATCTCCCCTCATATGTTTCTCTATCATGAGGTAGAACCACCATAGGATTCCCTTTCATATTAAATGATTCAATATGATGTGGATATAGATAGCTTTACTATAAAAACCTGGGAGAAGATACTTGGATTctaaacacaaaataaaattttggtttaGACCGTTATCTTCCATCTCTAAACTCCGTCTTTAGATTACAACGTGTTCTTGACAAGTGTTCATTACCAATGATGTCAAGATTATTGACCATCATATAATACTAGAAAATCCAATTAAGGATTCTGAAATGAACACCACGTGTAATCAATCTTGTATCCTTCAATATAAGGAATAGATACAAAGTTGATTGTACCAAAATCAACTTAACCGCTTTAAGCCATATATTGACTTAAGCAATACACGGTATATGTTGCGATTTTATATATAAGTAAGTATTCGATATGTAAACTGCTTCTCGGAAGTTTCACAATATATCATATCAAGTGATCATATGTGATCACTACATCTATCAATTATCAACTGTAAAGATAGATGTTTTTGTACTGCCAGTCAAAAGATAGTATCGGAAATTTATAACTTACTATGGAGAATAACCTGCATTGAAAATCAATGATTCCGGCTTTGCGTAAACCCCTTGTGCTACTAGTCTTGCTTTAATCTCACTACCTCATTGTTCTCAATCCATTCTAGGATGAAAACACTTTTGTACCCATAGTAAAGGTACATCTAGGTGTTGGCTTTACTACCAAAAATACATCTCTTCTGGTGAGCAAGACTATCTCTGTATGTATAACTTTACTCAACAAATTCCAGTAAGAGTGACAAAGCACTCTGCCATGGTCTTATTAACTGGGCAACTTGGGATAATATATGCAATTTATTCAGAGAAATTTGTATCGATACATGTAGTCTTTATATGAAATAATTCTCCGATTATGAAAACTTAAAAATGAACCCTGAATGACTCATCGTGACTTCCTTAAACGAGAGTCAGGGCTTTCCGATATCCCGGCATCAGTATTTTGGTGCACCTCTAAGCTGGGTTGTGGATTATAAATATCCACATGACATAAAATGTCCTCTAGGTTTCTTTCAACCAAAGGTTGAGTTGCATTTACTACTTTAGAAGAAAAGTCTTCTATTACTAGCATGAATAATCCTGCTTTATGGCAATACGTCTCCCCCTCTTATTTACAAATGGGAGTTGAGTGGTTTTACTTAGTACCACTATTCTTTCTGGCACATACTTGCATCAGATTAATGATTAGTAAATGCATGTGGCAGTTTATTTGCAATACTATACAAATCAATAATTCTTTGAACTCAAAGTTCAATTCATTTAGTACGTGATCCTGAGCTTGAAATGCTTTATGCATTCAATTGTTTTCCAGGCATTATATATGGTACTTCTAATCTCCCCCTAATGTCTGGAAAAGCTCATTTATACTATAAACCAGTATACAAGTTGTAAATAGATCCTCTCTAAGAGATCTGTACTAAATAATCGACGGAGATTTGAAATCTCAGATTGATCCCCAATTTCCTGTGTGAACCCATCAATGTATGCTGCGGTGGTGAGAGTGGTACGTATACAACGTAACCAATCTTACGCAAATAGAAAATCTTCATGGATCTCCACGTACTAAATGCATATAGGGGATATGCAGTTAATTATAAGTCAGGAGTGTGTAAATCTACCTGACTGCAACACGAAGTTGGTAATAGCATTTTACTAATAATGGTCATGCTATGACTTAATGTCATACATCTAGATTCCAATTTATCCTTTTGGATATGTAACTAAACTTATGTTATACCAAGCAATCATCATTGAAGGTACAAATGTTTAGTAGTGTTCAGGATGATGCTCATAACAAAAGGCATTATCTACCAAATGCATGGCTGAGTGTGTAAACTTTACACACTCTAGATCATCTCATAGATGTATCTATACAACCATGAAATGCCTGAACTGTCCATACAATCTTTGTATCGGACTCATACATATTATTTTGAATATGATCAAGAATCTAATAGAGTCAACCTGATTTTAAGATAAGAGGATCTTATAATCCATATCCCTGTGGTACTTACAGTATCCACACTTTGGGGAAATCAGGACCAAAAGAATTGCCAATAATTTTTCATGCATCCCTATGGATGGCCAGTTGATCATTCCAAATCTTGAATGGATCAACAATGTGAAAAATTCTTATACGCAACATGTTGTACAGGAATGGTTGTATGCATAATACAGCAAAGATGAGTCCTATCTCATTTCTTATATGCAATAGCCAATATTGTCTTCTTGTGTTTCCATATGAAAACACATTTGGATATATGTATCTCTATGACTTGTTTAGATACGAGTTTAATTAAGATATAATTAAATATCCTCAATTGTTAACTCAGTATTCATAGAAACAATCATAGTGGCAAATAATTGACCAAACTATCAATTTATACATTGCATCAGCGATGAACAAAATTATTCCCTCTTCTTATTATAAGAACCAGGAATATTTTACTTCCGTTATTATAGAGTTTGTGGTACAAATATCCACTAGGCATATATCCTTCCACATTGGAATGATCCCTGTACTATctatatatgacaagaaattaaTGAAATTCTTGTCAAATATATAGAAATTCATAAATATTGTTGAGTATCAAATTCACCAATATGATATTCACAATAGTTATGCATTGACAACAAGTGTTACAACATATTTCGATGGATAATATTAAATAATATCAAAGGACCATGAGATTATTCCAAGTCTCATATCAAGTCATTCGAATTATAATCGATGATTTTGTTGTCCATAAATTTTAGATTCTCTTATGAGAAAAATAGGATCAATTTCCTAGAGGGCTTCAAATGCAGGATTGAAAACCCTTCAAATCTTATGTCATAGCTCCTATTTTATCCATTATTATTGTTTGATATAGATCAGTTTTCCTTCCATAAGATATTCTTTTCGATGATCTTTATGGATATTACTTCTTAACAACAATAAGGtattattttctttgatctatAATAAATGACTCCTAATTAAGTGTCATTAAATTATTTTATTAGTCTATGGGATAAAACTAGTTAACGTCCATTGTCCATGTGAGATATTGATGCCATCGAGAGCGAGTTCGATAGACTCCTCTGAAGTCAATATCCAAAATATGTGACAAAATATTGATCTAATGAATTTACACCTACGATAAACTCAAATCACTATGATGATGTTGTAATATCAAATGCAATATTTTATAATTGTATATCTTATCATAGTTTTGGATTATTGTAGGTAACCATATAAATATGTATACCATACAACGAATCATCGTAAATTTTATTGATACACAAGACAAATAATCTCTATGTCAGAAACATAGAGTAGATCTTTATAGTAGGCAATGTAAATTGCTGCCTAAGCATGATCTCTGGGCAGAATAATTCACAAGGAATTAAACGCAGCCTTTGCTTAGGACTCTACTACCTTGTGTAAAATAAAACAATATGATGACAAAGAACAATCCAAAACCTTTATTTTGATTAAAAACACATCGTAGGTAATCATCAAGTTTCAGAGAAACAAGATGTAGACCTCTCAGTAACAGGTGATTAGATCACTGCTATGGCACGGTCTCAAGCCAGAATAATTCACAAGAAATTAAACGCAGCCTATGCCATAGTCTCCATTACCTTGTgttaattaatcaaaataatcAAGATATGTATATTGCAAATTTTTAATCCATTAAAGATGAATAATCTTTAATGATATTTATGTCTTAGTTAAATTGCAACTAAGTTACTAGCAGTTTAACTTGTGTATGGTGCAAAAATGTATTTTAGGTGCACCAAAATACTCCGATTCTATTATAAAACTACAAATGTAACATATatgttggtgcaaaatagggggTTTGGGTGCGCCAACATAACCAAAAATAGTTATTGAAGTCACAAATGTAATATGTATGTGGTGCAAAGGGGAATTGGGTGCACCACATATTCCAAAAATATAATAGAATCAAGATGACATTGTAATATAATACAATCAAATCACAAAATATATTACTATGACAATATCCAAGCAACAACAAAGCACGAAGTGCTATAGTTGAGTAGTGGCATAATTATGCAAAATCATGCAGGATCAAAGCAAAAACCACTTCCTGTGTTAGCCCTCCTAGCAAAAATGGTTCGATTGCCATTTTGCCCTTTTCGGATTTAGGCTCACATGAGCCTAAATTTATCCAACCTTAATTAACTATTAATTAATTAAGAGAATCCAGTTTTGTTGcaatttaaaattaattgctaaACAATAAATTGACAAACTATGTATATTTAGACATGAATAAATTTATGGTCTTAGAAACAAATCATGTAGGAGTAAAAACTCTACCAATCAGATCCATGACTAACTAGTTGAATCAGGACCAACTAGTGCCTGGGGCCTTTTTGAATGTTTTAAACGGAGTGGAGGCTGTTTGGCCGGCCTAACTTGGCCTGCTGGCCATCGAGTCCTAAAAATGGTCCGGTTTGGCCCAAGAAAAAGGAGGGCACGGGGTTGCGGTTAGGGACTCGCTCCTGCCCTTGAACCACCGCTGTCGGATCTCTGGTGGGGCACCGCTGCCGCCTCTTgggggccgccgcccgccctctGTGCGCCGTTTGACGCCGCCAGCGCCACGTCCGTTCGGCAGCCATGGAGGGCCGTCGCCATCTCCAGGCCCtagcgctgccgccggcccctTGCGAAGAGCCAGCACCGCGCGGGTCGGTCGCCGCcagcgtgcgccgccgctggcgagcGCCGCCATATGCCGTGCGCCGCCCTGACAGTGGGTGCTCCAGAAGGAGTCCGGGGCGGCcgttccccgccgccgtcgacggctCCAGTGCGGGGACGGAGAAGTCGAAGGCCGGGGCGGGGGCACCGAGAGTGCCGCTGTGGGTGTTGTCGCCGCACCGCCGTTGTGGGCCGAGGACGCCGCCACTGATGGTGGTAGAGGGTGGGCGCCGCCACCGATGGCGGCCATGCACGGGCTGCTTGGTGCGCGAGGCCGGCAGTCGAGCAGGGGTTCCTCGTCGACGTCGAGGAGTCGGATGGCGAGGCATCCATTCTCGACAGTCACCAAACGGAAAGGCAAGAAATCCAGTGCCCAATTCAAAGAAACGTAATTTACTAGGTTTAATTCTTACTCGTTGAATAAGCCTCGTTCTCGTTGTAAGATTCTCGTCGAGTTCAACGATTCGTGAAGCCTttggcttcttcttctttctcttctGTTGAAGAACTCCGAGTCCTTGTTTTCACATTGTTGCCGTGTTCTCGGCGAGTTCTTGTTTGCAGTGCGTCGTGGCCGGAAGCGAGAGCCCATTCGGCCTCTGGAACTCGGCGAGTTCGACGGCGTCTAGCGTTCTTGCGCTCAGTGGTCGGCAAAGTGACTGATAACGTGTTGTAGAGTGAATGGATTGATTGCTTGTATTGATTGATGGTTTAGATCACTTCTTATATATGTACAAGAGGGAAAGGGTGCCTATTCTCGAAGGGACATGCCCCTTCGTGAATGGCCCCTCCGGGATGGCCCCTTTGTGAGTTGGCTCTTTTGAGAAAGGTAACCACCTAATGACTAAACTAATTAATTATTAtagaaattgatcactaatacTAATTTCTTCGTAACAGTCTGGACCAGTAATTAAACCTTATCTGTTTGGCCTCTGCAACCTTATCTCTCGGATTTGCTTCCTGTGCTCGTTGTCGACTCTCTCCATGGCCCGTTTCTCTCCATGGCGTGCAGCAGGGAGCGGCGtgaggcggccggcgcggcgcgtggcAGGAGATGGCGTGCGGCTGGCGTGGCGCGCTACGGGAGGCCGAGCGCAGCTTGGCTGGGGATGCTGAGCGCGGTGGCCGGTGATGTCACGCGCGGTATGGTGGCCGGCAGCCGGCGCGTGAGGCGAGTGTGGCAGGGAAGGGAGGATTTGGCGCCAAAGCCTCGCGGGCGCACTGCATCCGTCGGTTCCGTCTCGAAGCCAGCCCATACAGCGCATGACGAGCTGTCTGCATCGCGTCAGAGCACGAGCCGGTGCCGTGGTCTCGCGAGACAATGGCACCTTGCGGTTCAATCCCAAATCACCTCGTTAATCACAATTAACCAGATAAAGACGATGCTTTAATGGccgttgtacatgcccttaaCTCTCCTGTCATCTCAATTTTTTACTTACATGATAATATATTTAATGTTATGAAAATCACGACCACACATAATTTGGTGCTCCCTCTCCTGaccattttccttttctttttctctttttatgGGCCGTGTTCCCTTTCCATAGGCCAAAAGGGCCGTCTTTTTTCTATCATATAAAAAGGCCGTCTTTTCATGACCACAGTGTATGGGCCTCAGAATCTCTAACTGCGGGCCACGGCAACACTTTGTAGTAGGGTCCATAGGAATTCCGGGTCCATATACCAATTTGAGCCGGGAGCGGTATTGGCCCAAAGCTCAAGAACGCCATTAATTTCCATTTCTTCCGTCGCGTCCACCGGATCGGAATCCAGTCACGCGAATTCCCTGACCGGTCATCGTCGTCCCATCCGGCTCCGGCGACCTCCTGCCccttctcctccaccgccgccgccgccgcccgtgggtCCACCCGAGATGGGGAGCACGTCCTCCATGCTCACCCAGTACGACATCGAGGAGGTCCAGGACCACTGCGACCACGCCTGTGAGTCCGCTAACTCTGGCGCCTGGTCCCCTTCTCCGATCTGGGTCTGGTCTGATCTAATCTGATCTGATGCTTGGCGGCGCCGGGCGCTAGTCTCGCAGCAGGAGATCGTGTCCTTGTACCAGCGCTTCTGCCAGCTCGACCgcaacggcggcggcttcgTCTCCGCCGACGAGTTCATGTCCGTCCCCGAGTTCGCAGTCAATCCCCTCTCCCAGGTGCGCCCCCCTCCTACCTCTGAACTCATCTCACTTCAGGCCACTCTCCTCCATTTCAGCAATATCCATGGTTTTGCCAAGTATGCTAGGGGCTAGAAAGCATGCTACATTGAGGGTTTTGGATGGTACATGGGAATTGTGTGATCGAGGAAGTGTTATTATAGATTGCAATTGAATGTTGCTTTGTTTCTATCAGAGGCTCCTGCGGATGCTGGATGGGCTCAACTTCAAGGAGTTTGTGGCGTTTTTATCTGCGTTTAGCCCCCGCACAAGCCTGCAGCAAAAGATTGAATGTAGGTATCAGGTTCTTAAAATTCCCCATTAGCTTTATGTCCATATGTAGTGTGTATCTTCTCTCAAATCTGTTTTATGTCTGATTATtctattttctatctttagttaTTTTTAGGGTTTATGACACTGACTGCAACGGGAAGGTTgcatttgatgacatcttgaGCATCTTGCGAGATCTGACGGGCTCGTTTATGACAGAGCAACAGAGACAGGTTTGTGCTTTGGATTTCTGGTGCCTTCTTGTGTATCACACGTTGCAGAAAAAGTCTGGACCATTACAGCAAAATAATTAATAATCTTGACGTGATTCCACTTGCTGCTTGAATGACTGGACATGCTGCATGCTTTTCACATGTTGCTTTTGCTTTAAGGGGCCACAACCTTTGGGTGTGTCTCTCTGAAATATTGATTTTGTACAAAAAATAGCATTCTTATGCTGTTGTCTACATTTTAGTCATGATATTGGTGGGTGGACTTCTTGCAATGGTATGAACTGCTAGTCTGCTAGATAGTTTTACCTGAGAAGTTATCTTACCAAAACATAATGCCTTTACAAGGAGTTCATCTGCAAattatcttttgtctttctcCCAAGGAAAAGGCACTGTTTTATCATTCATAATTGCCACCGTTTGGCAGGTTATGTAGTATCCTGGAGTTAAGTTCATTACTCTGGCCTACATTAGGTTTGAAAATGTTTATTGTTTTACC
The Panicum virgatum strain AP13 chromosome 6N, P.virgatum_v5, whole genome shotgun sequence genome window above contains:
- the LOC120677461 gene encoding calcineurin subunit B-like, which translates into the protein MGSTSSMLTQYDIEEVQDHCDHAFSQQEIVSLYQRFCQLDRNGGGFVSADEFMSVPEFAVNPLSQRLLRMLDGLNFKEFVAFLSAFSPRTSLQQKIEFIFRVYDTDCNGKVAFDDILSILRDLTGSFMTEQQRQKVLTHVLEEAGYTKDSHFTLPDFMKILGNSELKMEVEVPID